In Populus alba chromosome 9, ASM523922v2, whole genome shotgun sequence, a genomic segment contains:
- the LOC118045548 gene encoding indole-3-acetaldehyde oxidase has translation MVEEQRETGKAGSLVFAVNGQRLEVSSRLDPSTTLLEFLRTRTSLKSVKLGCGEGGCGACIVLLSKYDPVLDQVEDFTISSCLTLLCSVNGCSVTTSEGLGNSKDGFHPIHQRFSGFHASQCGFCTPGMCVSLFGALVKAEKNDQREPSPGFSKLTVVEAEKAISGNLCRCTGYRPIADACKSFAADVDIEDLGLNSFWKKEESHEAKMSRLPLYDHNHEICTFPEFLKREIKSSLLLDSERYSWYKPATVEELQSLLKSIDADCKTRKKLVVGNTGMGYYKELEHHDRYIDLGGVLELSSIRRDEEGIEIGAAVTISKTIEALKEENNSEFNSECKIVFKRIALHMEKIASEFVRNTGSVGGNLVMAQRKHFPSDIATILLAAGAFVHILAGTLHEKLTLDEFLERPPLDSNSVLLNIKIPNYAASKNISSEMDRKLLFETYRAAPRPLGNALPYLNAAFLSEVSCLKSSGSAVLNKCRVVFGAYGTKHAIRAREVEKLLSGKILTIGVLYEAVKLVKATVVPEDGTPSPAYRSSLAAGYLFDFLYPLIDINSKISGVWSDEYSNTSLFKDAKIKRKYSQLDHVQLPTLLSSSEQVLELNNNHHPVGQPTTKVGSALQASGEAVFVDDIPSPTNCLHGAFIHSMKPYARVKDIKFKSKLLPDGVSGLISVRDIPKGGENRGCTTMFGTESLFADELTQYAGERLAFVVADTQKHADIASSLVEVDYDIENLEPPILTVEEAIKRSSLLEVPLLLYPKQVGDISKGLAEADHKILSAKIKLGSQYHFYMETQTALALPDENNCMVVYSSTQCPEYAHVTIAKCLGIPEHNVRVITRRVGGGFGGKAMKAIPVATACALAAHKFRRPVRTYLNRKTDMIMAGGRHPMEITYNVGFKSNGKVTALQLDILINAGISLDISPMMPKNILSGLKKYDWGALSFDIKVCKTNHSSKTAMRGPGEVQGSYIAETVIEHVASTLSIDVDSVRNINFHRYDSLKLFYDVASGDSVEYTLTSIWNKLAESSSFKQRVEIIKEFNRCKVWKKRGISRVPVVHPVLVRPTPGKVSILSDGSVVVEVGGIELGQGLWTKVKQMAAFALSSIKCDGVENLLDKVRVIQADTLSLTQGGMTAGSTTSESSCESVRLCCEVLVERLAPLKETLQGQMGSVTWDALICKAYVGSLNLSASSHYIPDFTSMHYLNYGAAVSEVEVNLLTGETTILRSDIIYDCGQSLNPAVDLGQIEGAFVQGIGFFMLEEYTTNSDGLVVADSTWTYKIPTIDTIPKQFNVEIHNSGHHQKRVLSSKASGEPPLLLAASVHCAARAAIRDARRQLHSWGCMDESYSTFNLEVPATMPKVKELCGLDNVERYLGWKMGIK, from the exons ATGGTAGAGGAGCAGAGGGAAACAGGCAAAGCTGGAAGTCTAGTCTTTGCCGTCAACGGACAGAGGCTCGAGGTGTCGTCGAGATTAGACCCTTCAACAACGTTGCTTGAGTTCTTGCGTACCAGGACATCTCTCAAGAGTGTCAAGCTCGGTTGTGGCGAAG GTGGTTGTGGTGCTTGCATTGTTCTACTCTCCAAGTATGATCCTGTGCTTGACCAAGTTGAGGATTTCACAATCAGTTCATGTCTCACACTGCTTTGCAGTGTGAATGGATGTTCAGTTACAACATCTGAAGGCCTTGGAAATAGCAAAGATGGATTCCATCCGATTCACCAGAGGTTCAGTGGTTTCCATGCTTCTCAATGTGGCTTTTGTACTCCTGGAATGTGTGTTTCACTCTTCGGAGCCCTTGTTAAAGCTGAAAAGAATGACCAAAGGGAGCCTTCTCCAGGATTCTCCAAGCTGACAGTCGTTGAAGCTGAAAAGGCTATCTCAGGAAATCTTTGTCGCTGTACCGGATATCGACCCATTGCTGATGCATGTAAGAGTTTTGCAGCTGATGTTGATATTGAAGATTTGGGATTGAACTCTTTTTGGAAGAAGGAAGAGAGTCACGAAGCGAAGATGAGTAGGCTACCTTTATATGACCATAATCATGAGATATGCACTTTCCCTGAATTTttgaaaagggaaataaaatCTTCCTTGCTTTTGGATTCTGAAAGATATTCTTGGTACAAACCTGCTACTGTTGAGGAGCTTCAGAGCTTATTAAAAAGCATTGATGCCGACTGCAAAACCAGGAAGAAACTAGTGGTTGGTAACACAGGTATGGGTTATTACAAGGAACTAGAGCACCATGACAGGTACATAGATCTCGGAGGTGTTCTGGAGCTCTCGAGTATTAGGAGGGATGAAGAAGGAATCGAAATTGGGGCAGCTGTCACTATTTCTAAAACTATTGAAGCTCTGAAGGAAGAAAATAACAGTGAGTTTAATTCAGAATGCAAGATTGTGTTTAAAAGAATTGCATTGCACATGGAGAAGATTGCTTCTGAATTTGTTCGAAATACAGGCAGTGTAGGGGGGAATTTGGTGATGGCACAAAGGAAACATTTTCCATCAGATATTGCCACGATACTGCTGGCAGCAGGTGCATTTGTTCACATTCTAGCTGGTACCTTGCATGAAAAGCTTACTCTAGATGAGTTTCTGGAAAGGCCTCCATTGGATTCCAATAGTGTgctattaaatattaagattCCAAATTATGCAGCATCCAAGAACATATCTTCTGAAATGGACAGGAAGTTGTTATTCGAAACTTATCGTGCTGCACCGCGACCCCTTGGAAATGCTTTGCCCTATTTAAATGCAGCTTTCTTGTCTGAAGTTTCCTGTTTGAAATCTTCTGGTTCAGCTGTGTTAAATAAATGCCGGGTCGTTTTTGGTGCTTATGGAACCAAACATGCTATCAGAGCAAGGGAGGTTGAAAAACTTTTGTCTGGAAAAATACTAACCATTGGTGTTCTATATGAAGCTGTTAAATTGGTTAAAGCCACTGTGGTTCCTGAAGATGGCACGCCGAGTCCGGCCTACAGGTCAAGCTTAGCTGCTGGTTATCTCTTTGACTTTCTCTACCCCTTGATAGACATCAACTCTAAAATTTCTGGTGTTTGGTCGGATGAATATAGTAATACTTCATTGTTCAAGGATGCAAAAATAAAACGGAAGTACAGCCAGCTTGATCATGTTCAGTTACCCACTTTGCTGTCATCATCAGAGCAGGTGCTTGAATTAAACAATAATCATCATCCTGTTGGTCAGCCTACTACGAAAGTTGGATCCGCCCTTCAAGCTTCTG GAGAGGCTGTTTTTGTGGATGACATTCCCTCTCCTACAAATTGTCTACATGGAGCATTCATCCATAGCATGAAGCCTTATGCAAGGGTCAAGGATATCAAATTCAAGTCTAAATTACTACCGGATGGAGTTTCTGGGTTGATTTCGGTCAGAGACATTCCAAAAGGTGGGGAGAACAGAGGTTGCACGACTATGTTTGGCACTGAATCTTTGTTCGCAGATGAGCTTACGCAGTATGCTGGAGAGCGTCTTGCTTTTGTG GTTGCAGATACACAGAAACATGCTGATATAGCATCCAGCCTTGTTGAAGTTGATTATGACATTGAAAATCTAGAACCACCCATTTTAACTGTAGAAGAGGCCATTAAGAGATCTAGCCTTCTCGAGGTTCCTCTTCTCCTCTACCCCAAACAAGTTGGTGACATATCAAAAGGATTGGCTGAGGCTGATCACAAGATTCTCTCTGCCAAG ATAAAACTCGGTTCACAGTACCATTTCTATATGGAGACTCAAACTGCCCTTGCGCTTCCTGATGAAAACAACTGCATGGTGGTTTACAGTTCAACCCAGTGTCCCGAATATGCACATGTTACCATTGCAAAATGTCTTGGTATTCCTGAGCATAATGTGCGCGTGATTACAAGGAGAGTCGGAGGAGGCTTTGGTGGAAAGGCCATGAAAGCAATTCCT GTTGCCACAGCATGTGCTCTTGCAGCGCACAAGTTTCGTCGCCCTGTGAGAACGTATTTGAATCGCAAGACCGATATGATAATGGCAGGAGGAAGGCATCCCATGGAAATAACTTATAATGTAGGATTTAAATCAAATGGGAAAGTGACAGCCTTACAGCTTGATATATTAATCAATGCTGGAATATCTTTAGATATAAGTCCAATGATGCCAAAAAACATTCTGAGTGGGCTAAAAAAGTATGACTGGGGTGCTTTATCTTTTGATATAAAGGTATGCAAAACAAATCATTCAAGTAAAACAGCAATGCGAGGCCCTGGGGAGGTACAAGGATCATACATTGCAGAAACCGTAATCGAACATGTAGCGTCTACCCTTTCCATCGATGTAGATTCTGTGAGAAACATAAATTTTCACAGATATGACAGCCTTAAATTATTCTATGATGTTGCCTCAGGTGATTCTGTAGAGTATACTCTAACATCAATATGGAATAAGTTAGCAGAATCTTCAAGCTTCAAACAAAGGGTTGAAATAATAAAGGAGTTCAATAGGTGTAAGGTGTGGAAGAAAAGAGGTATTTCTCGAGTGCCTGTTGTGCATCCAGTGCTCGTGAGACCAACTCCGGGGAAGGTAAGCATTCTAAGTGACGGGTCGGTTGTCGTTGAAGTCGGCGGGATAGAGTTGGGCCAAGGGCTCTGGACAAAGGTAAAACAAATGGCTGCATTTGCTCTCAGCTCAATCAAATGCGACGGGGTAGAAAATCTTCTGGACAAAGTAAGGGTGATACAAGCTGATACTCTGAGTTTGACTCAAGGAGGAATGACTGCAGGGAGCACCACATCAGAGTCAAGCTGTGAATCAGTCAGACTTTGCTGTGAAGTCTTGGTTGAGAGGCTGGCACCTCTAAAGGAAACATTGCAGGGGCAAATGGGTTCCGTAACATGGGATGCGCTCATTTGCAAG GCATATGTGGGATCACTGAATTTATCAGCATCTTCACATTACATCCCTGACTTTACTTCGATGCACTACTTAAACTATGGCGCTGCTGTAAGTGAG GTAGAGGTAAACCTTCTGACAGGGGAAACAACTATTTTGAGATCAGATATTATATACGATTGTGGACAAAGTCTCAACCCTGCGGTGGATTTAGGACAG ATTGAAGGAGCCTTTGTCCAAGGGATTGGTTTTTTTATGCTTGAAGAGTACACGACGAATTCTGATGGACTAGTGGTTGCAGACAGCACATGGACATATAAGATCCCTACAATAGACACCATACCAAAACAATTCAACGTGGAAATACACAACAGTGGACATCACCAGAAACGTGTTCTCTCTTCAAAAG CTTCCGGGGAGCCACCGCTACTCCTGGCAGCATCAGTTCACTGTGCTGCAAGAGCAGCTATAAGAGACGCTAGACGACAGCTTCATTCATGGGGTTGCATGGATGAGTCTtactcaacattcaacttggaGGTCCCTGCCACCATGCCTAAGGTGAAGGAACTTTGTGGACTGGACAATGTGGAAAGGTACTTGGGCTGGAAAATGGGTATAAAGTGA